In Gossypium raimondii isolate GPD5lz chromosome 12, ASM2569854v1, whole genome shotgun sequence, a single window of DNA contains:
- the LOC105764285 gene encoding high affinity nitrate transporter 2.5: protein MEISSTITETEPQKFALPVDSEHKATEFHLFSAAAPHMRAFHLSWISFFSCFVSTFAAPPLLPIIRDNLNLTATDIGNAGIASVSGAVFARIAMGTACDLFGPRLASASLILLTAPAVYFTSIASSPISFLLVRFFTGFSLATFVSAQFWMSSMFSGPVVGTANGVAAGWGNLGGGATQLIMPLVFSLIRDIGAVKFTAWRIAFFIPALFQTLSAFAILIFGQDLPDGNYQRLQNSGNKQKDKFSRLFYHGITNYRGWILALTYGYCFGVELTVDNIIAEYFYDRFNLKLHTAGIIAASFGLANLVSRPAGGALSDMMAKRFGMRGRLWALWAVQTLGGVFCIILGQVGSLTASIVVMIVFSVFVQAACGLTFGVVPFVSRRSLGVISGMTGGGGNVGAVLTQLIFFKGSKYSKETGITLMGIMIVCCTLPIFLIYFPQWGGMFCGPSLEKIATEEDYYLSEWSSKEQGKGLHQASLKFADNSRSERGRRVHSQTLSSNATPSANV from the exons ATGGAAATATCCAGTACTATTACTGAAACTGAGCCTCAGAAGTTTGCTCTTCCAGTGGATTCCGAACATAAGGCGACTGAGTTTCATTTGTTCTCAGCGGCTGCACCGCACATGCGAGCGTTTCACCTCTCCTGGATCTCATTCTTTTCCTGTTTTGTATCCACTTTTGCTGCTCCACCCCTCCTCCCTATCATACGTGACAACTTAAACCTCACAGCAACTGACATTGGCAATGCAGGGATTGCATCTGTCTCTGGTGCAGTCTTTGCCCGGATTGCCATGGGAACTGCTTGTGACTTATTCGGACCACGTCTTGCATCAGCATCCCTCATCCTCCTCACTGCGCCTGCTGTTTACTTCACCTCCATCGCCTCCTCGCCCATTTCCTTCCTTCTCGTCCGTTTTTTCACAGGCTTCTCCCTTGCCACTTTTGTGTCGGCACAATTCTGGATGAGCTCCATGTTTTCAGGTCCGGTAGTCGGTACCGCTAACGGTGTAGCAGCCGGCTGGGGCAACCTCGGAGGCGGCGCCACACAGCTTATCATGCCCCTTGTTTTTTCTCTCATCCGTGACATTGGTGCGGTCAAATTCACAGCTTGGCGAATTGCTTTCTTCATTCCTGCTCTGTTCCAGACATTATCAGCTTTTGCCATTCTGATCTTTGGCCAGGATTTGCCAGATGGGAATTACCAAAGGCTGCAAAATTCAGGGAATAAACAGAAAGATAAATTCTCTCGCTTGTTCTACCATGGGATCACAAATTACAGAGGATGGATCTTGGCCTTGACTTATGGATATTGTTTCGGGGTGGAGTTGACAGTGGACAACATCATTGCCGAGTACTTTTACGACCGGTTCAATCTGAAACTCCATACAGCAGGAATTATTGCGGCAAGCTTTGGGTTAGCAAATCTAGTTTCACGACCTGCAGGAGGTGCGCTGTCTGATATGATGGCGAAGAGGTTTGGAATGAGGGGTAGGCTTTGGGCCTTATGGGCGGTGCAGACCTTGGGAGGGGTATTCTGCATCATTCTGGGGCAGGTTGGATCATTGACCGCATCTATCGTAGTCATGATTGTTTTCTCAGTCTTTGTTCAAGCGGCATGTGGTCTTACATTTGGAGTGGTTCCCTTCGTTTCCCGAAG GTCATTGGGTGTCATATCTGGGATGACAGGAGGAGGTGGAAATGTCGGTGCAGTGCTGACTCAATTAATTTTCTTCAAAGGCTCCAAATATTCTAAAGAAACTGGAATAACTCTGATGGGTATCATGATCGTATGCTGCACCCTCCCAATATTTCTCATATATTTCCCACAATGGGGTGGGATGTTTTGTGGTCCATCTTTGGAAAAGATTGCCACAGAAGAAGACTATTACTTGTCTGAATGGAGTTCAAAAGAGCAAGGCAAAGGTCTACATCAGGCAAGCTTGAAGTTTGCTGATAACAGCAGAAGTGAAAGAGGGAGAAGGGTGCACTCTCAAACTTTGTCCTCTAATGCTACTCCATCGGCAAATGTTTAG